From one Salvelinus sp. IW2-2015 linkage group LG11, ASM291031v2, whole genome shotgun sequence genomic stretch:
- the LOC111970418 gene encoding nucleolar protein 56 isoform X1: protein MVLLHVLFEHAAGYALFVVKEVEEIGMLLPQVEDCILNMGKFHGMVSLAAFFPFKSAQAALENINAISEGVVHADLKLFLETNLPIGGKKKAMLGVGDAKIGGALQEELGLSIQTGGVVSEILRGVRLHFHSLVKGLTAQAASKAQLGLGHSYSRAKVKFNVNRSDNMIIQSIALLDQLDKDINTFSMRVREWYGYHFPELIKIVTDNSTYCKMAQLIGNRKELSEESLESLEEVVMDSAKAQAVLEASRSSMGMDISPIDLINIERFSNRVVSLAAYRLELQEYLRSKMSQVAPNLAALIGDVVGARLISHAGSLTNLAKYPASTVQILGAEKALFRALKTRGNTPKYGLIFHSTFIGRAAAKNKGRISRYLANKCTIASRIDAFSEVPTCVFGDKLRDQVEERLSFYETGEAPRKNLDVMKEAVIQAGEVAAEIKIKLEKKEKKRRKREKLAALSTGDEEKGECDVAVVKKKRKHAAEEAVQMKEEAPATENGDRIAKKKKKRKSEAIEVVAEEAPQAEKKKNKKNVE from the exons ATG GTGCTGTTGCACGTGCTCTTTGAGCATGCAGCCGGGTATGCACTCTTTGTTGTCAAGGAGGTGGAAGAAATTGGCATGCTTTTGCCTCAG GTTGAAGACTGCATTCTAAACATGGGGAAATTCCATGGTATGGTGAGCCTCGCTGCTTTCTTCCCATTCAAGTCTGCTCAGGCTGCGCTAGAAAATATTAACGCCATATCGGAAG GTGTGGTCCACGCTGACCTGAAGCTGTTCCTGGAGACTAACCTGCCCATAGGGGGTAAGAAGAAAGCGATGCTGGGGGTGGGTGATGCCAAGATAGGAGGAGCTCTGCAGGAGGAGCTGGGCCTGTCTATCCAGACTGGTGGAGTGGTGTCAGAGATACTGAGAG GTGTGCGTCTCCACTTCCACTCCTTGGTAAAGGGGCTGACTGCCCAGGCTGCCTCCAAGGCCCAACTAGGTCTGGGCCACAGCTACTCCAGAGCCAAGGTCAAGTTCAACGTCAACAGGTCCGACAACATGATCATCCAGTCCATCGCTCTCCTGGACCAGCTGGACAAGGACATCAACACGTTCTCCATGCGTGTGCG TGAGTGGTATGGCTACCACTTCCCAGAGCTGATCAAGATAGTGACTGACAACTCTACGTACTGCAAGATGGCCCAGCTGATTGGCAACAGAAAGGAGCTGAGCGAGGAGAGTCTAGAGAGCCTGGAGGAGGTAGTGATGGACAGTGCTAAGGCCCAGGCTGTCCTGGAGGCATCCCGCAGCTCCATGG GCATGGACATCTCTCCCATTGACCTGATCAACATTGAGAGGTTCTCCAACCGTGTGGTCTCGCTAGCCGCCTACAGGCTGGAACTCCAGGAGTACCTACGCTCTAAGATGAGCCAGGTGGCCCCCAACCTGGCTGCCCTTATAGGAGATGTG GTGGGAGCACGTCTGATCTCCCATGCTGGCAGCCTGACCAACCTGGCCAAGTACCCAGCCTCCACCGTGCAGATCCTGGGCGCTGAGAAGGCCCTGTTCAG GGCTCTGAAGACCCGTGGCAACACTCCTAAGTACGGTCTCATCTTCCACTCAACTTTCATCGGCCGTGCTGCCGCCAAGAACAAAGGGCGTATCTCCCGTTACCTTGCCAACAAGTGCACAATCGCCTCACGAATCGATGCCTTCTCTG AGGTGCCCACCTGTGTGTTTGGCGACAAGCTGCGTGACCAGGTGGAGGAGCGCCTGTCATTCTACGAGACGGGCGAGGCGCCTCGCAAGAACCTGGATGTCATGAAAGAGGCTGTGATACAG GCAGGAGAGGTGGCAGCTGAGATAAAGATCAAATTggagaaaaaggagaagaaaCGTAGGAAGCGGGAGAAGCTGGCAGCCCTTTCCACAGGCGATGAAGAG AAGGGAGAATGTGACGTCGCTGTGGTAAAGAAGAAAAGGAAACATGCAGCAGAGGAAGCTGTCCAAATGAAGGAAGAGGCTCCAGCAACCGAGAATGGAGACCGCATAgccaaaaagaaaaagaaacgaAAGAGTGAGGCAATAGAGGTGGTGGCTGAAGAGGCCCCCCAGgcggagaagaagaaaaataagaaaaatgttgAATAG
- the LOC111970418 gene encoding nucleolar protein 56 isoform X2: MVLLHVLFEHAAGYALFVVKEVEEIGMLLPQVEDCILNMGKFHGMVSLAAFFPFKSAQAALENINAISEGVVHADLKLFLETNLPIGGKKKAMLGVGDAKIGGALQEELGLSIQTGGVVSEILRGVRLHFHSLVKGLTAQAASKAQLGLGHSYSRAKVKFNVNRSDNMIIQSIALLDQLDKDINTFSMRVREWYGYHFPELIKIVTDNSTYCKMAQLIGNRKELSEESLESLEEVVMDSAKAQAVLEASRSSMGMDISPIDLINIERFSNRVVSLAAYRLELQEYLRSKMSQVAPNLAALIGDVVGARLISHAGSLTNLAKYPASTVQILGAEKALFRALKTRGNTPKYGLIFHSTFIGRAAAKNKGRISRYLANKCTIASRIDAFSEVPTCVFGDKLRDQVEERLSFYETGEAPRKNLDVMKEAVIQAGEVAAEIKIKLEKKEKKRRKREKLAALSTGDEEGECDVAVVKKKRKHAAEEAVQMKEEAPATENGDRIAKKKKKRKSEAIEVVAEEAPQAEKKKNKKNVE; the protein is encoded by the exons ATG GTGCTGTTGCACGTGCTCTTTGAGCATGCAGCCGGGTATGCACTCTTTGTTGTCAAGGAGGTGGAAGAAATTGGCATGCTTTTGCCTCAG GTTGAAGACTGCATTCTAAACATGGGGAAATTCCATGGTATGGTGAGCCTCGCTGCTTTCTTCCCATTCAAGTCTGCTCAGGCTGCGCTAGAAAATATTAACGCCATATCGGAAG GTGTGGTCCACGCTGACCTGAAGCTGTTCCTGGAGACTAACCTGCCCATAGGGGGTAAGAAGAAAGCGATGCTGGGGGTGGGTGATGCCAAGATAGGAGGAGCTCTGCAGGAGGAGCTGGGCCTGTCTATCCAGACTGGTGGAGTGGTGTCAGAGATACTGAGAG GTGTGCGTCTCCACTTCCACTCCTTGGTAAAGGGGCTGACTGCCCAGGCTGCCTCCAAGGCCCAACTAGGTCTGGGCCACAGCTACTCCAGAGCCAAGGTCAAGTTCAACGTCAACAGGTCCGACAACATGATCATCCAGTCCATCGCTCTCCTGGACCAGCTGGACAAGGACATCAACACGTTCTCCATGCGTGTGCG TGAGTGGTATGGCTACCACTTCCCAGAGCTGATCAAGATAGTGACTGACAACTCTACGTACTGCAAGATGGCCCAGCTGATTGGCAACAGAAAGGAGCTGAGCGAGGAGAGTCTAGAGAGCCTGGAGGAGGTAGTGATGGACAGTGCTAAGGCCCAGGCTGTCCTGGAGGCATCCCGCAGCTCCATGG GCATGGACATCTCTCCCATTGACCTGATCAACATTGAGAGGTTCTCCAACCGTGTGGTCTCGCTAGCCGCCTACAGGCTGGAACTCCAGGAGTACCTACGCTCTAAGATGAGCCAGGTGGCCCCCAACCTGGCTGCCCTTATAGGAGATGTG GTGGGAGCACGTCTGATCTCCCATGCTGGCAGCCTGACCAACCTGGCCAAGTACCCAGCCTCCACCGTGCAGATCCTGGGCGCTGAGAAGGCCCTGTTCAG GGCTCTGAAGACCCGTGGCAACACTCCTAAGTACGGTCTCATCTTCCACTCAACTTTCATCGGCCGTGCTGCCGCCAAGAACAAAGGGCGTATCTCCCGTTACCTTGCCAACAAGTGCACAATCGCCTCACGAATCGATGCCTTCTCTG AGGTGCCCACCTGTGTGTTTGGCGACAAGCTGCGTGACCAGGTGGAGGAGCGCCTGTCATTCTACGAGACGGGCGAGGCGCCTCGCAAGAACCTGGATGTCATGAAAGAGGCTGTGATACAG GCAGGAGAGGTGGCAGCTGAGATAAAGATCAAATTggagaaaaaggagaagaaaCGTAGGAAGCGGGAGAAGCTGGCAGCCCTTTCCACAGGCGATGAAGAG GGAGAATGTGACGTCGCTGTGGTAAAGAAGAAAAGGAAACATGCAGCAGAGGAAGCTGTCCAAATGAAGGAAGAGGCTCCAGCAACCGAGAATGGAGACCGCATAgccaaaaagaaaaagaaacgaAAGAGTGAGGCAATAGAGGTGGTGGCTGAAGAGGCCCCCCAGgcggagaagaagaaaaataagaaaaatgttgAATAG